The following are encoded together in the Carboxydocella sporoproducens DSM 16521 genome:
- the larC gene encoding nickel pincer cofactor biosynthesis protein LarC has translation MSGIGLYFQCPTGAAGNMLLAALVDCGVPVSWLEQQLKTLPLQGWQLNWQEKKHHGLRSLHLEVDFPESQPHRHLHHIETMIRESELPAPVQDQSIAIFRRLAEAEASVHGTTIEKVHFHEVGAIDAIIDIVGCCLALSYLQPAFIGCSPLPLGSGMIECQHGLISVPAPATLELVKDIPVYQGEEQGELLTPTAAAILGYFVQEWGALPPGRPLAYGYGAGSKTLKQPNILRAILYQPLSELTTEDLWQLETNIDDQQPETLPDVLDKLLAAGANDAWYTPILMKKGRPAFTLGLLCPAESLGQVEQILAESTTSLGWRKWPVKRRALPRQIQEVETRWGMIRFKVSGQKAAPEYEDCKRIAEISGQSLLKVYQEAWAAYWRR, from the coding sequence ATGAGCGGTATCGGCCTTTATTTCCAATGCCCCACTGGAGCAGCCGGCAATATGCTGCTGGCCGCCCTGGTTGATTGCGGTGTACCAGTCTCCTGGCTGGAACAACAATTGAAGACATTACCCCTGCAGGGCTGGCAGCTGAACTGGCAGGAAAAAAAACACCACGGCCTTCGCAGTCTGCATTTAGAGGTGGATTTTCCAGAATCCCAGCCGCATCGGCACCTGCACCATATCGAGACTATGATCAGAGAGAGTGAACTGCCTGCCCCAGTTCAGGATCAGTCCATTGCCATTTTCCGCCGTCTGGCTGAGGCTGAAGCCAGTGTTCACGGTACTACTATTGAAAAGGTCCATTTTCATGAGGTGGGAGCCATTGATGCCATTATCGATATAGTAGGTTGTTGCCTGGCCCTATCTTATCTGCAACCCGCATTTATCGGCTGTTCTCCTTTACCGCTGGGGTCAGGAATGATTGAATGCCAGCACGGGCTAATTTCCGTCCCCGCCCCGGCTACGCTGGAACTGGTCAAGGATATACCTGTATACCAGGGAGAAGAGCAAGGAGAACTGCTTACTCCTACTGCGGCAGCAATCCTGGGTTATTTTGTTCAGGAATGGGGCGCCCTCCCTCCGGGCCGACCCCTGGCCTACGGGTATGGAGCTGGTAGCAAAACTTTAAAACAGCCCAACATTTTACGGGCCATCCTCTACCAGCCCCTGTCCGAGCTGACTACAGAAGATTTGTGGCAACTGGAAACAAATATCGATGACCAGCAACCGGAAACCCTGCCCGATGTGCTGGATAAACTGCTAGCCGCCGGCGCCAATGATGCCTGGTATACCCCGATATTGATGAAAAAGGGCCGCCCGGCCTTTACTTTAGGCTTGCTTTGCCCCGCGGAATCTCTGGGTCAGGTTGAACAAATCCTGGCGGAATCCACTACCTCTTTGGGCTGGCGCAAATGGCCAGTTAAACGCAGAGCCCTTCCTCGTCAGATTCAGGAAGTGGAAACCCGCTGGGGCATGATCAGATTCAAAGTTTCCGGCCAAAAAGCGGCTCCTGAGTATGAGGACTGCAAGCGTATTGCTGAAATAAGCGGTCAATCCCTGTTGAAAGTATATCAGGAAGCCTGGGCTGCCTACTGGCGTAGGTAA
- a CDS encoding DUF554 domain-containing protein, which produces MGTIINVLAIIAGTIIGIILGRSFKKDIADTIQQGLALAVLLIGAQMAAKETDTLIVIFALVIGGWLGSWLEIEEKLLAFGRWVENKMAAQGEGKVAAAFMTASLIYCVGAMAIMGSLEEGLTGKYDTLLAKSLLDGVSAIIFASTMGWGVALSALSVGVYQGAITLLAGWIKGFLSQAVINGMTVTGGLLIVGIAFNILGYKPIRVGNLLPAIPIAAILMLLK; this is translated from the coding sequence GTGGGGACGATTATCAATGTACTGGCGATTATCGCCGGTACTATTATCGGGATTATTCTGGGTCGCAGTTTTAAAAAGGATATAGCTGATACCATCCAGCAGGGTCTGGCCCTGGCTGTACTCCTGATCGGGGCCCAAATGGCTGCCAAAGAGACGGATACTTTGATTGTGATTTTTGCCCTGGTCATTGGCGGCTGGTTGGGGAGCTGGCTGGAAATCGAAGAAAAATTGCTGGCCTTCGGTCGCTGGGTGGAGAACAAAATGGCAGCCCAGGGGGAAGGGAAGGTTGCTGCTGCTTTTATGACGGCCAGCCTGATTTATTGTGTTGGCGCTATGGCTATTATGGGTTCTCTGGAAGAAGGATTAACAGGCAAATATGATACTCTGTTAGCCAAAAGCCTGCTGGATGGGGTCTCGGCCATTATTTTTGCCTCCACCATGGGCTGGGGTGTGGCTCTTTCGGCCCTCTCCGTAGGGGTTTATCAAGGGGCGATTACTTTACTGGCCGGCTGGATTAAGGGTTTTCTTTCTCAGGCTGTTATAAATGGTATGACGGTAACCGGCGGCTTATTGATTGTAGGTATAGCCTTTAATATTCTGGGCTATAAGCCAATTCGGGTTGGGAATCTTTTACCGGCTATTCCGATTGCGGCTATCTTGATGTTACTAAAATAG
- a CDS encoding ParA family protein → MGKVIAIANQKGGVAKTTTAVNLSACLAVKGRKTLLIDIDPQGNASSGLGVDKDKLDVCIYDVIINGLPLLHAALPAEIANLEVVPATIQLAGAEIELVAMIGRESKLKKALEKIRDKYDYIIIDCPPSLGLLTLNALTAADSILIPIQCEYYALEGLGQLLNTIELVQKHLNPDLQIEGVLCTMFDARTNLSLQVVEEVKKHFPEKIFKTIIPRNVRLSEAPSYGQPIITYDPRSKGAEMYHELAEEVIERG, encoded by the coding sequence TTGGGCAAAGTTATCGCTATTGCCAATCAAAAGGGCGGGGTAGCTAAGACTACTACTGCCGTTAATTTAAGTGCCTGTCTGGCAGTGAAGGGCAGAAAAACGCTGTTAATTGATATTGACCCCCAGGGAAATGCCAGTTCCGGTTTGGGAGTGGATAAAGATAAACTGGATGTTTGCATCTATGATGTTATTATTAATGGCTTGCCATTGTTGCATGCGGCTTTGCCTGCCGAAATTGCCAATCTGGAAGTGGTTCCGGCTACCATTCAACTGGCTGGGGCGGAGATTGAGCTGGTGGCCATGATTGGCAGAGAGAGCAAACTGAAAAAGGCTCTGGAAAAAATCAGGGATAAGTACGATTATATTATTATTGATTGTCCTCCCAGTCTGGGGCTATTGACCTTAAATGCCTTGACAGCAGCTGATAGTATTTTAATACCCATCCAGTGTGAATATTATGCTCTTGAAGGATTAGGTCAATTATTAAATACTATTGAGCTGGTGCAAAAACACCTTAATCCGGATTTACAGATTGAAGGGGTTTTATGTACCATGTTTGATGCCAGAACCAATCTTTCGCTTCAGGTAGTAGAGGAAGTAAAAAAACATTTCCCGGAAAAAATCTTTAAAACCATTATTCCCCGTAATGTTAGGCTAAGTGAAGCCCCCAGCTATGGCCAGCCTATTATTACCTATGATCCTCGTTCCAAAGGGGCAGAAATGTATCATGAGTTGGCAGAGGAAGTGATTGAACGTGGCTAA
- a CDS encoding aminotransferase class V-fold PLP-dependent enzyme, with protein MIYLDNAATSWPKPPSVAEAMTKAVKELGANPGRAGHQMALEAGRGIYRTRVLLAKLFNIKNPLRIAFTQNATYALNLALLGLLQPGDHVITSTLEHNSVARPLYYLSQRGVKLTKIGLNEAGEFDLDLLEKSFQPNTRLVCLTHGSNVSGHILPIEKIGALCRSRQVKFMVDAAQTAGVIPVDVEKMNIDILAFPGHKGLYGPQGTGGLYIAEGIELKPLVTGGTGSHSEYMEQPQVMPDQLESGTPNTPGIFGLGAGVEFVLKTGVEQIHAREQALTEKLLAGLRALPEVIVYGPAEERLPVVSINIKGAETSEVGFILDKVFNIACRTGLHCAPEAHKTLGTFPIGTVRFSPGWFNTDEDIDKTIEAIKTIIKEMKGA; from the coding sequence GTGATCTACCTGGATAATGCAGCTACTTCCTGGCCCAAACCCCCGTCGGTAGCAGAGGCAATGACCAAAGCAGTGAAGGAACTGGGGGCCAATCCGGGACGAGCAGGGCATCAGATGGCATTAGAAGCAGGTAGAGGTATTTATCGTACCAGGGTTTTATTAGCGAAGTTGTTTAATATCAAAAACCCGTTACGGATTGCTTTCACCCAGAATGCCACTTATGCCCTAAACCTGGCTTTACTGGGTCTCCTTCAACCAGGAGATCATGTAATCACTTCTACCTTAGAACATAACTCTGTTGCTCGACCCCTGTATTATCTAAGCCAGAGAGGAGTCAAATTGACCAAAATCGGACTGAATGAAGCCGGGGAATTTGATCTGGATTTACTGGAGAAGTCTTTTCAGCCCAATACTCGCCTGGTTTGTCTAACCCATGGCTCCAATGTGAGTGGTCATATCTTGCCGATAGAAAAAATCGGAGCCCTTTGCCGGTCCAGACAGGTCAAGTTTATGGTTGATGCGGCGCAGACAGCAGGGGTTATCCCCGTGGATGTAGAAAAGATGAACATAGATATTCTGGCTTTTCCAGGTCATAAAGGGTTATATGGACCCCAGGGCACCGGTGGTTTATATATAGCCGAGGGGATTGAACTAAAACCACTGGTTACCGGAGGTACTGGTTCCCATTCGGAATATATGGAGCAGCCGCAAGTAATGCCAGACCAGCTGGAAAGCGGCACTCCCAATACTCCGGGGATTTTCGGTCTGGGTGCCGGTGTAGAATTCGTTTTGAAAACGGGAGTAGAACAGATCCATGCCCGGGAACAGGCATTAACAGAAAAATTGCTGGCCGGTCTGAGAGCTTTGCCTGAAGTTATCGTGTATGGGCCGGCCGAAGAACGTTTGCCGGTGGTTTCCATTAATATCAAAGGGGCAGAGACTTCAGAAGTAGGGTTTATTCTGGACAAGGTCTTTAATATTGCCTGCCGTACCGGTTTGCACTGTGCACCGGAAGCCCACAAAACTCTGGGAACATTTCCGATTGGAACAGTGCGTTTCAGCCCGGGCTGGTTTAACACAGACGAAGATATAGATAAAACAATCGAGGCAATTAAAACCATAATTAAAGAGATGAAGGGAGCATAG
- a CDS encoding DUF4446 family protein yields MELNQILLLIGAFEGLLFILLILFWVLTNRKTAVLKKFLQSAEGRDLVGYLQQLAERLDSLEKQVNELKEKQIKQQITLTRCLQNKAVVRFNAFEDTGSDLSFAVALLDERGDGVVLSSLYGRQDCRTYAKPLKNGQSRYPLTDEEKEAIALALSPRKSE; encoded by the coding sequence ATGGAGTTAAACCAGATTTTGCTTCTGATCGGGGCGTTTGAAGGCTTGTTATTCATTTTGTTGATACTGTTCTGGGTTCTGACCAATCGTAAAACAGCTGTCTTGAAAAAATTCCTGCAATCTGCGGAAGGCAGGGATTTGGTAGGATATTTACAACAGCTGGCCGAACGGCTGGATTCCCTGGAAAAACAGGTGAATGAATTGAAGGAAAAACAGATTAAACAGCAAATTACCTTAACTCGTTGCCTGCAAAATAAAGCAGTGGTGAGGTTTAATGCTTTTGAAGACACGGGTAGTGATCTCAGCTTTGCGGTGGCTTTGCTGGATGAACGAGGAGACGGGGTGGTATTGAGCAGTTTGTATGGGCGGCAGGATTGCCGTACCTATGCCAAACCGCTAAAAAATGGTCAATCCCGCTATCCTCTGACTGATGAGGAAAAAGAGGCAATTGCCCTGGCTTTATCGCCCAGAAAAAGCGAATAA
- the yyaC gene encoding spore protease YyaC, which produces MEKHKIHVDDPLVVDKLSRLLVRQLVDLVLPGQPILILCIGTDRSTGDALGPLIGTLLSQKPCQPFWILGTLEEPVHAANLAEKLQHIYKTWPNPFVIAIDASLGNLDSVGHITLARGPLKPGAGVNKNLPPVGQIHLTGIVNVGGFMEYFVLQNTRLFVVMKMAQAISSALSLASRLWVNFQDKYRNTSSSSTWEKS; this is translated from the coding sequence ATGGAAAAACACAAAATCCACGTGGATGACCCTCTGGTTGTTGATAAACTCTCCCGCCTTTTGGTCCGGCAGCTGGTGGACCTGGTCTTGCCAGGTCAGCCCATATTAATACTTTGTATTGGTACCGATCGCTCCACCGGCGATGCCCTGGGGCCTCTGATCGGTACTCTTCTCAGCCAAAAACCCTGTCAGCCCTTCTGGATACTGGGTACCCTGGAAGAACCGGTTCATGCTGCCAACCTGGCAGAAAAACTCCAGCATATTTACAAAACCTGGCCCAATCCTTTCGTTATCGCCATTGACGCCTCTCTAGGCAATCTGGACAGCGTGGGTCATATAACCCTGGCCCGCGGTCCCCTGAAGCCAGGAGCAGGGGTAAATAAAAATCTGCCCCCGGTGGGGCAGATCCATCTTACCGGTATAGTTAATGTGGGCGGTTTCATGGAATATTTCGTTCTGCAAAATACCCGTCTGTTTGTGGTAATGAAAATGGCCCAGGCAATCAGTTCCGCTCTCTCCCTGGCCAGCAGGCTCTGGGTAAACTTTCAGGATAAATACCGCAATACCTCGTCTTCTTCCACCTGGGAAAAATCCTGA
- a CDS encoding phosphoribosyltransferase gives MFVNRYEAGLLLREKIKGKKLINPLVVGVPRGGIVVAAPLAELLEAPLKVIISKKIGLPRNEEVAMGAITPGGEAIVDWVLAKRAGLTDSQVEMAISKARTEWELKKEKYLPWWAEDFEDRDVILVDDGIATGYTIKVIVNYLKEQPLLQLWLAIPVLPEEKLEEFLPLVDQLVYLKAPSDFYAVGQFYQDFSQVEEDEVLRYLS, from the coding sequence ATGTTTGTCAACCGCTATGAAGCAGGCTTGCTGCTCAGGGAAAAAATTAAAGGTAAAAAACTGATTAACCCCCTGGTTGTAGGGGTGCCCCGGGGAGGCATTGTGGTCGCAGCTCCTCTGGCAGAATTACTGGAGGCCCCCCTCAAGGTGATTATTAGTAAAAAGATCGGCTTGCCCCGGAATGAGGAAGTGGCGATGGGAGCAATTACTCCTGGTGGAGAAGCAATAGTGGACTGGGTGCTGGCCAAAAGAGCGGGCCTTACCGATAGCCAGGTGGAAATGGCTATCAGCAAGGCCCGTACTGAATGGGAATTGAAAAAAGAAAAATACCTGCCCTGGTGGGCTGAGGATTTTGAGGACAGGGATGTTATCCTGGTTGATGACGGTATTGCTACTGGTTATACCATCAAGGTAATAGTCAATTATCTAAAAGAACAGCCTTTACTTCAGCTCTGGCTGGCCATTCCCGTGTTGCCGGAAGAAAAACTGGAAGAATTTCTGCCATTAGTTGATCAGTTAGTCTATTTGAAAGCGCCCTCGGATTTCTACGCTGTTGGCCAGTTTTATCAGGATTTTTCCCAGGTGGAAGAAGACGAGGTATTGCGGTATTTATCCTGA
- the larE gene encoding ATP-dependent sacrificial sulfur transferase LarE, producing MQAKLKRLQQILKENGSCLIAFSGGVDSTFLLQAALKTLGPDQVLAVTAFSETYPERERQAAVQLARQLGARLLTVETEELADPEFVANPVDRCYICKKELWHKLQSIQQQYQLQVIYDGANADDASDFRPGRRATREAGVISPLLEAGLTKEEIRQLSREWQLPTWNKPSFACLSSRFPYGSPITREKLLQIDAGENWLIEQGFLPCRVRHHGEIARLELAPDQLTRLVTDENLRQQCLEKFKSLGFTYITLDLQGFRSGSMNENLSEEVKNGYK from the coding sequence ATGCAAGCTAAACTGAAACGTCTGCAACAGATATTGAAAGAAAATGGCAGCTGCCTGATCGCTTTTTCGGGAGGGGTTGACAGCACCTTCCTACTACAGGCAGCTTTGAAAACCCTGGGCCCGGACCAGGTTCTGGCGGTTACAGCTTTTTCCGAAACCTATCCGGAAAGGGAACGCCAGGCCGCGGTCCAGCTGGCCCGGCAACTGGGAGCCCGTCTGCTTACCGTAGAAACGGAGGAGTTAGCCGATCCCGAATTTGTGGCCAATCCCGTTGACCGCTGCTATATTTGTAAAAAGGAACTATGGCATAAACTACAATCTATTCAGCAACAATACCAGTTACAGGTGATTTATGATGGCGCCAATGCCGATGATGCCAGCGATTTTCGTCCGGGCCGCCGGGCTACCAGAGAGGCTGGAGTCATCAGCCCCTTGCTGGAAGCCGGTTTAACCAAGGAAGAAATCAGGCAGCTTAGCCGGGAATGGCAGCTGCCCACCTGGAACAAACCTTCTTTTGCCTGTTTGTCCTCCCGCTTCCCTTATGGTAGCCCTATTACCAGAGAAAAATTACTCCAAATCGATGCCGGGGAAAACTGGTTAATAGAGCAGGGTTTCCTGCCCTGCCGCGTCCGTCATCACGGTGAAATTGCCCGTCTGGAACTGGCTCCTGACCAGCTGACCCGTTTGGTAACTGATGAAAATCTACGCCAGCAGTGTCTGGAGAAATTCAAATCCCTGGGTTTCACTTATATTACCCTGGATTTGCAGGGTTTTCGCAGTGGCAGTATGAATGAAAACCTGTCGGAGGAAGTGAAAAATGGATACAAATAA
- the larB gene encoding nickel pincer cofactor biosynthesis protein LarB, giving the protein MDTNKLLNLFEQIRDGSISPEAALDQLRDLPFRDLGFAKLDFHRQLRQGFPEVIFGQNKTAKQLIRIFSHLKEHHGTVIATRVSRPKAEKVLSALPELTYHPQARCLTYGQPQRPRKLGTIGILAAGTADLPVAEEAALCAEMMGNPVQKFYDVGVAGLHRLLHLLPQIRRCNVLICVAGMEGALPSVIGGLVSQPVIAVPTSVGYGSHWQGLAPLLTMLNSCAPGIGVVNIDNGYGAAALANAINRLGGVET; this is encoded by the coding sequence ATGGATACAAATAAACTTCTGAACCTGTTTGAACAAATTCGTGATGGCTCTATTAGTCCCGAAGCAGCTCTGGACCAGCTCAGGGATTTACCCTTCCGCGACCTGGGCTTTGCCAAACTGGATTTTCATCGCCAACTGCGGCAGGGCTTTCCCGAAGTAATCTTCGGTCAAAACAAAACCGCTAAACAGTTAATCAGGATCTTCAGCCATCTCAAGGAACATCACGGTACAGTGATTGCAACCAGAGTGAGCCGGCCTAAGGCGGAAAAGGTGCTTTCAGCCCTGCCGGAATTGACCTATCACCCTCAGGCCCGCTGTTTAACTTATGGTCAGCCCCAGCGCCCACGTAAACTGGGCACTATCGGTATTCTGGCGGCAGGAACCGCTGATCTGCCGGTAGCAGAAGAAGCAGCTCTCTGTGCCGAAATGATGGGTAACCCGGTGCAGAAGTTTTATGATGTAGGTGTAGCAGGCCTGCATCGCTTGCTCCATCTCCTGCCCCAGATTCGGCGCTGTAATGTTCTCATTTGTGTCGCCGGCATGGAGGGAGCCTTACCCAGTGTTATCGGCGGGCTGGTTAGCCAACCGGTTATCGCTGTACCCACCAGTGTGGGTTATGGTAGTCACTGGCAAGGCCTGGCACCCCTGTTAACCATGTTAAACAGCTGTGCTCCCGGCATCGGAGTAGTCAATATCGATAATGGTTATGGAGCGGCTGCCCTCGCCAATGCCATCAATCGTCTGGGGGGAGTAGAAACATGA
- a CDS encoding metal-dependent hydrolase — protein MDPLTHGVIGGLVALGAGNAVSLSEPAFIASVLGAMAPDLDIVYHLKGQLSYLENHRGKSHGPMGLILWSSLVTCFLALFFDDISWQTWVWALIGGISHTLMDAFNSYGIHFTKPGRSKKISFNLVQVFDPIILLLGVLGLVYSSPFQARLALLAIAGWMVVRYCCRKIGENKIRTWLSRVKGQQPDKIIVMPAMWGLWKWDFVAEFTSQYISGSWWMNTDKKVILKEIDKVERDIKEKVLETEAGKFFTLLTPVYAITRERWQDREAFVLYDLRYLVGDRYLHRATVILNEQGQPLTQVIQPFSEQNCINL, from the coding sequence ATGGATCCACTTACTCATGGAGTAATTGGTGGACTGGTGGCACTGGGGGCAGGTAATGCTGTCAGTTTATCAGAACCAGCTTTTATAGCATCAGTACTGGGGGCAATGGCACCTGACCTGGATATTGTTTATCATCTCAAAGGGCAATTAAGCTATCTGGAAAATCACCGGGGTAAATCCCATGGGCCAATGGGCCTGATCCTCTGGAGCAGCCTGGTTACATGTTTTTTGGCTTTATTTTTTGATGATATCAGCTGGCAGACCTGGGTTTGGGCTTTAATTGGTGGAATTAGCCATACCTTAATGGATGCTTTTAATTCCTATGGTATCCATTTTACCAAGCCTGGTAGAAGTAAAAAAATCTCATTTAATCTGGTACAGGTGTTTGATCCGATAATTTTGCTGCTGGGAGTACTGGGATTAGTGTATTCTTCGCCATTTCAGGCAAGATTAGCTCTGCTGGCCATTGCGGGCTGGATGGTGGTGCGTTATTGTTGTCGCAAAATAGGAGAGAATAAAATTAGAACCTGGCTATCCAGAGTAAAAGGCCAGCAACCGGATAAAATTATAGTAATGCCAGCGATGTGGGGATTGTGGAAATGGGATTTTGTGGCTGAATTTACCAGTCAATACATCAGTGGTAGCTGGTGGATGAATACGGATAAAAAGGTGATTTTAAAAGAAATTGATAAAGTGGAAAGGGATATAAAAGAGAAAGTCCTGGAAACGGAAGCGGGTAAATTCTTTACCCTTTTGACTCCTGTTTATGCCATAACCAGAGAACGATGGCAAGACCGGGAAGCTTTTGTTCTCTATGACCTGCGCTATTTAGTGGGTGACCGCTATTTACATCGGGCAACTGTGATTTTGAACGAACAGGGCCAGCCTCTAACCCAGGTGATTCAGCCCTTTAGTGAGCAAAATTGTATAAATTTATAA
- a CDS encoding ParB/RepB/Spo0J family partition protein produces the protein MAKKGLGKGLNALIPGRKEEETRENGVNEIPVALITTNPWQPRQEFNQARLEELAKSIEKSGLIQPIIVRKTGDGYQLIAGERRLRAYRYLGKETIPAIIRAIDDGQVLELALLENIQREELNCLEEAEAIRRLQEEFNYTQEMLSQRLGRSRSAIANTLRLLQLSEPVRKALRDEQITAGHGRALLALNSEQDQNLALKLVIEKGLSVRQTEELVKNWPRQQKSEQTREKKEKKVAAVLVDIEEVLKRKLGTGVKVKGKENKGKIEIAYYSEEELQRIIELIAGEECFT, from the coding sequence GTGGCTAAAAAAGGCTTGGGTAAAGGTTTAAATGCTTTGATACCCGGGCGCAAGGAAGAAGAAACCCGGGAAAATGGGGTTAATGAAATACCGGTTGCCTTGATAACGACCAACCCCTGGCAACCGCGGCAGGAATTCAATCAGGCTCGATTGGAGGAACTGGCCAAATCCATTGAAAAGAGTGGTCTAATTCAGCCCATAATCGTCAGAAAAACCGGTGATGGTTATCAATTGATTGCCGGGGAAAGAAGATTGAGAGCTTATCGGTATCTTGGCAAGGAAACAATTCCTGCTATTATCAGGGCAATAGATGATGGTCAGGTTCTGGAACTGGCCCTTCTGGAAAATATTCAGCGGGAAGAGTTGAATTGTCTGGAAGAGGCAGAGGCAATCAGGAGATTACAGGAAGAATTCAATTATACTCAGGAAATGTTAAGTCAGAGGTTGGGCCGTTCTCGTTCGGCTATTGCCAATACCCTGCGATTATTGCAATTATCGGAGCCGGTTAGAAAAGCTTTACGAGATGAGCAGATAACTGCTGGTCATGGGCGGGCCCTCCTGGCTTTGAACAGTGAACAGGATCAGAACCTGGCCTTGAAACTGGTGATTGAAAAAGGTCTTTCAGTGCGGCAGACCGAAGAACTGGTAAAAAACTGGCCCCGACAGCAAAAAAGTGAACAGACCAGGGAAAAAAAAGAAAAGAAAGTGGCTGCTGTACTGGTTGATATAGAGGAGGTTTTAAAAAGAAAACTGGGCACAGGAGTAAAGGTAAAAGGAAAAGAGAATAAAGGTAAAATCGAAATAGCTTATTACTCGGAAGAGGAGTTACAGAGGATAATTGAATTAATAGCCGGTGAGGAATGTTTCACGTGA